A region of Streptomyces sp. NBC_01750 DNA encodes the following proteins:
- a CDS encoding helix-turn-helix domain-containing protein encodes MEDHDGRMERSEYEPGSGVLHVFGRQLKRFRVRAGLERPEFGSRTGYSGATIASFEQGRRIPPPRFIDKADEVLEAGGVLQEMKEEVERAQYPAFFRDAARLEADAVELHVYATQAVPGLLQSEEYARAVFAMRRPLLDENTVAQRVAARLARQEILSRKPLPTVSFVIEETVLRRPLGGPSVMRGQLEQLLLSGQQRNVEVQVMPTEREEHAGLAGPFTLIETKEGRRIAYVEAHKDSRLYTERKSVREIEEQYGILRAQALTPRESLILVEKLLGER; translated from the coding sequence ATGGAAGACCATGACGGTCGGATGGAGCGGAGCGAGTACGAGCCGGGGTCAGGCGTACTGCACGTGTTCGGGCGGCAGTTGAAGCGGTTCCGGGTGCGGGCGGGACTGGAACGGCCCGAGTTCGGATCGCGTACGGGGTACTCGGGAGCGACGATCGCGTCGTTCGAACAGGGGCGGCGGATTCCGCCGCCGAGGTTCATCGACAAGGCGGATGAGGTACTGGAGGCGGGCGGCGTCCTCCAGGAGATGAAGGAGGAGGTGGAGCGGGCGCAGTACCCGGCCTTCTTCCGGGATGCGGCGCGGTTGGAGGCCGACGCGGTTGAGTTGCACGTATACGCGACCCAGGCCGTCCCCGGCCTGCTCCAATCGGAGGAGTACGCACGTGCGGTGTTCGCGATGCGCCGACCCCTGCTGGATGAGAACACCGTTGCTCAGCGGGTGGCGGCTCGGCTGGCTCGTCAGGAGATCCTTTCACGCAAGCCGTTGCCCACTGTCAGTTTCGTCATCGAGGAGACGGTGCTGCGCCGCCCTCTTGGCGGACCGTCCGTGATGCGGGGGCAGTTGGAGCAGCTCCTGCTTTCTGGACAACAGCGCAACGTGGAGGTCCAGGTGATGCCGACCGAGCGCGAGGAGCACGCCGGTCTGGCTGGACCGTTCACCTTGATCGAGACGAAGGAAGGGCGGAGGATCGCCTACGTGGAGGCGCACAAGGACAGCCGCCTCTATACGGAGCGGAAGTCTGTCCGGGAGATCGAGGAGCAATATGGAATCCTGCGAGCTCAGGCACTCACTCCGCGTGAATCGCTGATCCTCGTCGAGAAGTTGCTGGGAGAGAGATGA
- the aceB gene encoding malate synthase A yields the protein MSAPAPSPLAIVEAETLPRQEEVLTDEALAFVAELHRRFTPRRDELLARRGERRAEIARTSTLDFLPETAAIRADDSWKVAPAPAALNDRRVEITGPTDRKMTINALNSGAKVWLADFEDASAPTWENVVLGQLNLIDAYERRIDFTDPRSGKSYALKAADELATVVMRPRGWHLEERHLQLDGSPVPGALVDFGLYFFHNAKRLIELGKGPYFYLPKTESHLEARLWNDIFVFSQEYVGIPQGTVRATVLIETITAAYEMEEILYELRDHAAGLNAGRWDYLFSIVKNFRDGGAKFVLPDRNAVTMTAPFMRAYTELLVRTCHKRGAHAIGGMAAFIPSRRDAEVNKVAFEKVKADKDREAGDGFDGSWVAHPDLVPIAMASFDAVLGSRPNQKDRLREDVSVAPGDLIAIDSLDAKPTYDGLRNAVQVGTRYIEAWLRGLGAVAIFNLMEDAATAEISRSQIWQWINAGVVFENGELATADLVRKVAAEELAAIREEIGEEAFTAGNWQQAHDLLLKVALDENYEDFLTLSAYEQLVG from the coding sequence ATGTCCGCACCAGCGCCGTCCCCGCTGGCCATCGTCGAAGCCGAGACCCTGCCCCGGCAGGAAGAGGTCCTGACCGACGAGGCCCTCGCCTTTGTGGCCGAGCTGCACCGGCGGTTCACACCGCGGCGTGATGAGCTGCTCGCCCGCCGCGGTGAGCGCCGTGCCGAGATCGCCCGCACTTCCACACTGGACTTCCTCCCGGAGACCGCCGCGATCCGCGCGGACGACTCCTGGAAGGTGGCCCCGGCCCCGGCGGCGCTCAACGACCGCCGCGTGGAGATCACCGGACCGACCGACCGCAAGATGACCATCAACGCCCTGAACTCGGGCGCGAAGGTCTGGCTCGCGGACTTCGAGGACGCCTCGGCTCCCACCTGGGAGAACGTTGTCCTCGGCCAGCTCAATCTGATCGACGCCTACGAGCGCCGGATCGACTTCACCGACCCGCGCTCCGGCAAGTCGTACGCCCTCAAGGCCGCCGACGAGCTCGCGACGGTCGTCATGCGCCCGCGCGGCTGGCACCTGGAGGAGCGTCACCTGCAGCTCGACGGCAGCCCGGTCCCGGGGGCGCTGGTCGACTTCGGCCTCTACTTCTTCCACAACGCCAAGCGCCTGATCGAGCTCGGCAAGGGTCCGTACTTCTACCTGCCGAAGACGGAGTCGCACCTGGAGGCCCGTCTCTGGAACGACATCTTCGTCTTCTCGCAGGAGTACGTCGGCATCCCGCAGGGCACCGTCCGCGCGACCGTCCTGATCGAGACGATCACCGCGGCGTACGAGATGGAGGAGATCCTCTACGAGCTCCGCGACCACGCGGCCGGCCTGAACGCGGGCCGCTGGGACTATCTGTTCTCGATCGTCAAGAACTTCCGTGACGGCGGTGCCAAGTTCGTGCTCCCGGACCGCAACGCGGTAACGATGACCGCGCCGTTCATGCGCGCGTACACCGAACTGCTGGTCCGCACCTGCCACAAGCGCGGTGCCCACGCCATCGGCGGCATGGCGGCCTTCATCCCGTCCCGCCGCGACGCCGAGGTCAACAAGGTCGCCTTCGAGAAGGTCAAGGCGGACAAGGACCGCGAGGCGGGCGACGGCTTCGACGGCTCCTGGGTCGCGCACCCGGACCTGGTCCCGATCGCGATGGCGTCGTTCGACGCGGTGCTGGGTTCCAGGCCCAACCAGAAGGACCGCCTCCGTGAGGATGTCTCGGTGGCGCCCGGCGACCTGATCGCCATCGACTCGCTGGACGCCAAGCCCACGTACGACGGTCTGCGCAACGCCGTCCAGGTCGGCACCCGCTACATCGAGGCGTGGCTGCGCGGCCTCGGCGCGGTCGCGATCTTCAACCTGATGGAGGACGCGGCCACCGCGGAGATTTCCCGCTCCCAGATCTGGCAGTGGATCAACGCGGGCGTCGTGTTCGAGAACGGCGAGCTCGCCACCGCGGACCTGGTACGCAAGGTCGCGGCGGAGGAACTGGCCGCGATCCGCGAGGAGATCGGCGAGGAGGCGTTCACGGCGGGCAACTGGCAGCAGGCGCACGATCTGCTGCTGAAGGTGGCGCTGGACGAGAACTACGAGGACTTCCTGACGCTGTCGGCGTACGAGCAGCTGGTCGGCTGA
- a CDS encoding DUF5955 family protein — protein MLRSVGQTRVTGSGEDPRATELRLAVSRLRRELAGHPAEFPDRGIAEDELAVLAAMVAGGAPEIPRMRRSLLLIAGAIGSVSALAPALMEVRNAVDLFGEVPPRWRA, from the coding sequence TTGTTGCGGAGCGTGGGGCAGACGCGGGTGACCGGGAGCGGCGAGGACCCGAGGGCGACGGAGTTGCGTCTTGCGGTCTCCCGGCTCCGCCGTGAACTCGCCGGTCATCCCGCGGAGTTCCCCGACCGGGGCATCGCCGAGGACGAACTGGCCGTGCTGGCAGCGATGGTGGCCGGCGGCGCCCCGGAAATCCCGCGTATGCGCCGCTCGCTTCTGCTGATCGCGGGCGCGATCGGCTCGGTCAGCGCGCTGGCGCCGGCGCTGATGGAGGTACGGAACGCGGTCGACCTCTTCGGCGAGGTACCGCCGCGGTGGCGCGCCTGA
- a CDS encoding epoxide hydrolase family protein codes for MTSTDESIHAFRIDIPQGDLDDLHARLDRTRWPDELPGVGWAYGIPRDYLKELARYWRHEYDWRATEARLNTWPQFTTTIDGANLHFAHIRSPEPDATPLIMTHGWPGSIVEFAEVAGPLSDPRAHGGDPSDAFHLVLPSIPGFGLSGPTRETGWEFRRVAAAFAELMRRLGYDRYGAQGGDWGAAISRELGRTQTDRIIGVHLNLLPGSSATEEPRADELAALSPAERDRTLASWKRGQEWSRDKQGYADIQSTRPQTLAYALTDSPVGQLAWVAEKFKEWTDSRDRPEDAVDRDQLLTNVMLYWLTGTAGSSARIYYERAHAAYWGSAPETSTAPTALADFPQENFIPLRHIAERTNNIVQWSEFDRGGHFAAMEVPEALVADVRAFFRTFRRLRQPSGG; via the coding sequence GTGACGAGTACCGATGAGAGCATCCACGCGTTCCGCATCGACATTCCCCAGGGCGACCTGGACGATCTGCACGCGCGCCTCGATCGCACCCGGTGGCCTGACGAACTGCCCGGAGTTGGGTGGGCGTACGGCATCCCGCGCGACTATCTGAAGGAGCTCGCGCGGTACTGGCGGCACGAGTACGACTGGCGCGCCACCGAAGCCAGGCTGAACACATGGCCGCAGTTCACCACCACGATCGACGGGGCGAACCTCCACTTCGCCCACATCCGTTCTCCGGAACCCGACGCGACCCCGCTGATCATGACGCACGGCTGGCCGGGCTCAATCGTCGAATTCGCCGAGGTCGCCGGCCCGCTGTCGGACCCACGGGCTCATGGCGGCGATCCGTCCGACGCCTTCCACCTGGTCCTGCCGAGTATCCCGGGGTTCGGCCTGTCCGGCCCGACACGAGAGACCGGGTGGGAGTTCCGCCGGGTGGCCGCCGCGTTCGCGGAGCTGATGCGGCGTCTCGGCTACGACCGGTACGGCGCCCAGGGCGGCGACTGGGGCGCGGCCATCTCCCGCGAACTCGGCCGCACCCAGACCGACCGGATCATCGGCGTACACCTGAACCTGCTGCCCGGCTCCTCCGCGACCGAGGAGCCACGCGCCGACGAACTGGCCGCGCTGAGCCCGGCGGAGCGGGACCGCACGCTGGCCTCCTGGAAGCGCGGCCAGGAGTGGAGCCGCGACAAACAGGGCTACGCCGACATCCAGTCCACCCGGCCCCAGACACTGGCCTACGCCCTGACCGACTCACCGGTCGGCCAACTGGCCTGGGTCGCCGAGAAGTTCAAGGAGTGGACGGACTCACGCGACCGGCCCGAGGATGCCGTCGACCGCGACCAGCTGCTCACCAACGTGATGCTCTACTGGCTGACGGGCACCGCCGGCTCGTCCGCCCGTATCTACTACGAGAGGGCGCACGCCGCCTACTGGGGATCGGCACCCGAGACGTCGACCGCGCCGACGGCCCTGGCCGACTTCCCGCAGGAGAACTTCATCCCGCTGCGGCACATCGCGGAGCGGACGAACAACATCGTGCAGTGGTCGGAGTTCGACCGGGGCGGGCACTTCGCGGCGATGGAGGTGCCGGAGGCATTGGTCGCCGACGTACGGGCGTTCTTCCGGACGTTTCGCCGACTGCGGCAACCGTCCGGCGGATGA
- a CDS encoding nucleotidyltransferase family protein: MAQPPKEPAVAGLLLAAGGGRRLGGRPKALLEHRGRPLVEHAVRVLREGGCGPVHVVLGAAADRVRKEADLSGCVLVDNPEWEEGMGSSLRAGLESLETTAADAALVSLVDQPGIGAAAVARVRAAHRSRDSLAAAAYGGERGHPVLFGAHRWKDIAASAVGDRGARAYLKAHESSLALIECGDIAEAYDIDTAEDLAHLE, from the coding sequence ATGGCACAACCACCGAAGGAACCGGCCGTCGCCGGATTGCTGCTCGCGGCGGGCGGCGGGCGGCGGCTGGGCGGACGCCCGAAGGCACTGCTCGAGCACCGCGGCAGGCCGCTGGTCGAGCATGCGGTACGCGTGCTGCGCGAGGGCGGCTGCGGTCCGGTGCATGTGGTGCTCGGGGCGGCCGCCGACCGGGTACGGAAGGAGGCCGACCTCTCCGGCTGCGTACTGGTCGACAACCCCGAGTGGGAGGAGGGCATGGGCTCCTCGCTGCGAGCGGGACTGGAGTCGCTCGAGACCACGGCGGCGGACGCGGCGCTCGTCTCTCTCGTGGACCAGCCGGGGATCGGCGCGGCGGCGGTGGCCCGCGTCCGCGCCGCGCACCGCTCCAGGGATTCGCTCGCGGCGGCGGCGTACGGGGGTGAGCGGGGGCATCCGGTCCTCTTCGGCGCGCACCGCTGGAAGGACATCGCGGCGAGCGCGGTCGGCGACCGCGGCGCTCGCGCGTATCTGAAGGCGCACGAGTCCTCGCTCGCGCTGATCGAGTGCGGCGACATCGCCGAGGCGTACGACATCGACACGGCGGAGGATCTGGCACACCTTGAGTGA
- a CDS encoding PaaI family thioesterase, with the protein MEDQTQQEEASPEVQKRIQDSFDRQGLMSHLGARITHIGPGRVHIELASRPEVTQQHGYFHAGATGAIADSAGGYAAYTLFPEDADVLTVEYKINLLAPAVGDRIEAVGTVLKAGRTLTVCQLEVFGVQNDGERKLVANGQQTLIRVNRPAP; encoded by the coding sequence GTGGAAGACCAGACGCAGCAGGAAGAGGCGAGCCCCGAGGTGCAAAAGCGCATCCAGGACAGCTTCGACCGCCAGGGGCTGATGAGCCACCTCGGTGCGCGGATAACCCACATCGGACCCGGGCGTGTACACATCGAGCTCGCGAGCCGCCCCGAGGTGACCCAACAACACGGCTACTTCCACGCCGGTGCCACCGGCGCCATCGCGGACAGCGCCGGCGGCTATGCCGCGTACACGCTGTTCCCCGAGGACGCCGATGTGCTCACCGTCGAGTACAAGATCAACCTCCTCGCGCCCGCCGTCGGCGACCGCATCGAGGCGGTCGGGACAGTCCTGAAGGCCGGACGCACGCTGACCGTGTGCCAGTTGGAGGTGTTCGGCGTGCAGAACGACGGCGAGCGGAAGCTCGTCGCCAACGGGCAGCAGACACTGATCCGCGTCAACAGGCCCGCTCCGTGA
- a CDS encoding IclR family transcriptional regulator: MPTSSASTTDAAKTASSGGVQSLERAFDLLERMADAGGEVGLSELSASSGLPLPTIHRLMRTLVDCGYVRQQPNRRYALGPRLIRLGESASRLLGTWARPYLARLVEETGETANMALLDGDEIVYVAQVPSKHSMRMFTEVGRRVLPHSTGVGKALLAHTPPEEVRALLARTGMPAATEKTITTPDAFLDALEQVRRTGYAVDDNEQEIGVRCLAVPVPNSPTAAAVSISGPAGRVTEAATEKIVPILQEVAQDLSAALASTAAQG, encoded by the coding sequence GTGCCGACGTCCAGCGCCAGCACCACCGACGCCGCCAAGACCGCTTCCAGCGGTGGCGTGCAGTCCCTGGAGCGCGCCTTCGACCTGCTCGAGAGAATGGCCGACGCCGGCGGCGAGGTCGGGCTGAGCGAGCTCTCCGCCAGCAGCGGCCTGCCGCTGCCCACGATCCACCGTCTCATGCGGACACTGGTGGACTGCGGTTATGTACGCCAGCAGCCCAATCGCCGCTACGCGCTCGGCCCCCGGCTGATCCGCCTGGGCGAGTCCGCCTCCCGGCTGCTCGGCACCTGGGCCCGCCCCTACCTCGCCCGTCTGGTCGAGGAGACCGGCGAGACGGCGAACATGGCACTGCTCGACGGCGACGAGATCGTGTATGTCGCACAGGTGCCGTCCAAGCACTCCATGCGCATGTTCACCGAGGTCGGCCGCCGCGTTCTGCCGCACTCGACGGGCGTGGGCAAGGCGCTGCTCGCGCACACCCCGCCGGAGGAGGTACGGGCCCTGCTCGCCCGGACCGGCATGCCGGCCGCCACCGAGAAGACGATCACGACGCCCGACGCCTTCCTCGACGCGCTCGAGCAGGTACGGCGCACGGGCTACGCGGTGGACGACAACGAGCAGGAGATCGGGGTCCGCTGCCTCGCCGTCCCGGTGCCCAACTCTCCGACGGCGGCGGCGGTCTCGATCTCGGGCCCGGCGGGCAGGGTCACCGAGGCGGCCACGGAGAAGATCGTCCCGATCCTTCAGGAGGTCGCCCAGGATCTCTCGGCGGCGCTCGCGAGCACGGCGGCACAGGGCTAG
- the alc gene encoding allantoicase: MVSIPSFTGDADPFAGGDPYADYRTADFPFAHHADLADRRLGAGVIAANDEFFAERENMLKPGAAEFDPEHFGHKGKIMDGWETRRRRGVSAAQPHPTDEDHDWALVRLGAPGVVRGIVIDTAHFRGNYPQAVSVEAVAVSGSLSPEDLLADDVKWTVLVPRTAVGGHAANGFAVDVEQRFTHLRVNQHPDGGIARLRVYGEVAPDPAWLGVLGTFDLVALENGGRVEDASDRFYSPATNTIQPGRSRKMDDGWETRRRRDKGNDWIRYQLVAQAEIRAVEIDTAYLKGNSAGWAAVSLRDGDAGEWAEILPRTRLQPDTNHRFVLGAPAVGTHVRVDIYPDGGISRLRLFGSLTETGATSLAARHQELGG, from the coding sequence ATCGTGTCCATTCCTTCTTTCACCGGTGACGCCGACCCGTTCGCAGGCGGCGACCCGTACGCCGACTACCGCACGGCCGACTTTCCCTTCGCGCACCACGCCGACCTCGCCGACCGGCGGCTCGGCGCGGGCGTCATCGCCGCCAATGACGAGTTCTTCGCCGAGCGCGAGAACATGCTGAAGCCCGGGGCCGCGGAGTTCGACCCGGAGCACTTCGGCCACAAGGGCAAGATCATGGACGGCTGGGAGACCCGCCGTCGCCGCGGTGTGAGCGCCGCGCAGCCGCACCCGACCGACGAGGATCACGACTGGGCGCTGGTACGGCTCGGTGCGCCAGGCGTCGTACGCGGCATCGTCATCGACACCGCCCACTTCCGCGGCAACTACCCGCAGGCGGTGTCGGTCGAGGCCGTGGCTGTCTCCGGTTCGCTCTCGCCCGAGGACCTCCTGGCCGACGACGTGAAGTGGACGGTGCTCGTCCCCCGTACCGCCGTCGGCGGCCACGCGGCGAACGGGTTCGCGGTCGACGTGGAGCAACGCTTCACACACCTGCGAGTCAACCAGCACCCCGACGGCGGCATCGCCCGTCTGCGGGTCTACGGCGAGGTCGCGCCCGACCCGGCGTGGCTCGGCGTGCTGGGCACCTTCGACCTCGTGGCGCTGGAGAACGGCGGCCGCGTCGAGGACGCCTCCGACCGCTTCTACTCCCCGGCCACCAACACCATCCAGCCGGGCCGCTCCCGCAAGATGGACGACGGCTGGGAGACCCGCCGCCGCCGGGACAAGGGCAACGACTGGATCCGCTACCAGCTGGTGGCGCAGGCCGAGATCCGCGCGGTGGAGATCGACACGGCGTATCTGAAGGGCAACAGCGCAGGGTGGGCGGCGGTTTCGCTCCGCGACGGCGATGCGGGGGAGTGGGCGGAGATCCTCCCGCGTACGCGTCTCCAGCCGGACACGAATCACCGCTTTGTCTTGGGTGCGCCTGCGGTGGGCACCCACGTCCGGGTGGACATCTACCCCGACGGCGGCATATCGCGCCTGCGTCTCTTCGGTTCGCTCACCGAGACGGGCGCCACCAGCCTGGCGGCGCGCCACCAGGAACTGGGCGGCTGA
- a CDS encoding serine/threonine-protein kinase translates to MSGRAHGRTVFQPLGEEDPHNVAGYRIAARLGAGGMGKVYLSYTPGGRPIAIKVIRPDFGQDPEFRRRFAQEVQAAQRVQGLYTAPVIDADADAKQPWLATAYVPGPSLADAVSEHGKLPVETVLLLVAGIAEALHIIHGAGIVHRDLKPANVLLASDGPRVIDFGIARAADATSLTSSGVTIGTPSFMAPEQAAGSHVTPATDIFALGQVAAYAATGSPAFGEGTSHGVLYRIVHEEPDLSELPDQLRELVTRCLAKDPEARPSVADLLAICQTANAETVLRRPEEWLPGAVAAEITTRKAAPAPPATPPPATPSAGQPQAAAPPAAAPVAGQAAAPMHAPAPGAAPVTPPPVPTPTEASAPATPPPGFGPPPQTPMYGYPHAQAAPPQTQSAPPQYHHQPVQPYGTVAAPAAPKKKTARNLAIAVVATLVLGALAGGGVYLALSKDKGKDNQSQGQDKGQASPDATPQADATSSEAPGQDRSTPPAEPVADPTPKTYTGLNVVDDYHITLGDEPVKPVGEDSSNADLSYNWDLGWMDVENAKLILLRTGQSADLNTCRTETRYAARLELQNLSKGAKFCVLTNSGNVGLVTYQGQSPASDPSRFVTLDVTVWRGALYPVQPSS, encoded by the coding sequence ATGAGTGGGCGCGCACACGGAAGAACGGTCTTCCAGCCGTTGGGCGAAGAGGACCCGCACAACGTCGCCGGGTACAGGATCGCCGCTCGCCTCGGCGCAGGCGGCATGGGCAAGGTCTACCTCTCGTACACGCCGGGCGGCCGCCCCATCGCCATCAAGGTGATCAGGCCGGATTTCGGTCAGGACCCCGAATTCCGCCGCCGCTTCGCTCAGGAGGTGCAGGCCGCGCAGCGCGTGCAGGGGCTGTACACCGCGCCGGTCATCGACGCCGACGCCGACGCCAAGCAGCCCTGGCTCGCCACGGCCTACGTCCCAGGACCCTCTCTCGCCGACGCGGTCAGCGAGCACGGCAAGCTGCCGGTGGAGACCGTGCTGCTGCTGGTCGCCGGGATCGCCGAGGCGCTGCACATCATCCACGGCGCGGGCATCGTCCATCGCGACCTCAAGCCGGCGAACGTCCTGCTCGCCTCGGACGGGCCGCGCGTCATCGACTTCGGCATCGCCCGGGCCGCCGACGCGACCTCGCTCACCAGCAGCGGCGTCACCATCGGCACTCCGTCCTTCATGGCCCCGGAGCAGGCGGCCGGCAGCCATGTCACCCCGGCCACCGACATCTTCGCGCTCGGCCAGGTCGCGGCGTACGCGGCGACGGGCAGCCCGGCCTTCGGCGAGGGCACCTCGCACGGCGTGCTCTACCGGATCGTGCACGAGGAGCCGGACCTCTCCGAACTGCCCGATCAACTGCGCGAGTTGGTGACCCGCTGCCTCGCCAAGGACCCGGAGGCACGTCCGTCGGTCGCCGACCTCCTCGCCATCTGCCAGACCGCCAACGCGGAAACGGTGCTGCGCCGTCCGGAGGAGTGGCTGCCGGGTGCGGTCGCCGCCGAGATCACCACGCGCAAGGCGGCCCCCGCGCCGCCCGCGACCCCGCCGCCCGCGACCCCGTCGGCCGGACAGCCGCAGGCCGCCGCTCCGCCCGCCGCCGCTCCGGTTGCGGGCCAGGCAGCCGCACCGATGCACGCGCCGGCCCCCGGCGCCGCACCGGTGACCCCGCCGCCGGTCCCCACGCCCACCGAGGCCTCCGCCCCGGCCACTCCGCCGCCCGGCTTCGGCCCTCCGCCGCAGACGCCGATGTACGGCTACCCGCACGCGCAGGCTGCCCCTCCGCAAACCCAGTCGGCGCCTCCGCAGTACCACCACCAGCCGGTGCAGCCGTACGGGACCGTCGCCGCGCCCGCCGCGCCCAAGAAGAAGACCGCCCGCAATCTGGCCATCGCCGTCGTCGCCACGCTGGTTCTCGGCGCGCTGGCAGGCGGCGGTGTGTACTTGGCCCTGTCCAAGGACAAGGGCAAGGACAATCAGTCGCAGGGCCAGGACAAGGGCCAGGCCTCGCCGGACGCGACCCCGCAGGCGGACGCCACATCGTCAGAGGCGCCGGGGCAGGATCGGTCCACGCCGCCCGCGGAGCCGGTGGCCGACCCGACGCCGAAGACCTACACGGGCCTCAACGTGGTGGACGACTACCACATCACGCTCGGCGACGAGCCGGTCAAGCCGGTCGGGGAGGACTCCTCCAACGCCGATCTCTCGTACAACTGGGACCTCGGCTGGATGGACGTCGAGAACGCGAAGCTGATTCTGCTGCGCACCGGTCAGAGCGCCGATCTGAACACCTGCCGGACCGAGACCCGGTACGCGGCCCGGCTCGAGCTCCAGAACCTTTCCAAGGGCGCAAAGTTCTGCGTACTGACCAACTCCGGGAACGTGGGCCTGGTGACCTACCAGGGGCAGTCGCCCGCATCGGATCCCAGCAGGTTCGTCACCCTCGACGTGACCGTCTGGCGCGGCGCCCTCTACCCCGTACAGCCGTCGTCCTGA
- a CDS encoding ATP-binding protein yields the protein MNSAAPSSGATPALTAPTHEFAMQFTSTPRGARLARRLVSHRLDEWGYPYSSSTNEAVTLIAAELTANAVRHGHVPGRDFHLRLTESADRAVLRIEVADTRSERCPVSEAPGTPPPDEESGRGLYLVSQLADRWGVAPRPGAPGKCVWAELRLLPGRRDDMAR from the coding sequence ATGAACAGCGCAGCTCCCTCCTCCGGGGCCACCCCCGCACTCACCGCCCCCACCCACGAGTTCGCCATGCAGTTCACCTCCACCCCACGCGGTGCGCGCCTCGCTCGCCGTCTCGTCTCGCACAGACTCGACGAATGGGGCTACCCCTACAGCTCGTCCACCAACGAGGCCGTGACCCTCATCGCCGCAGAACTCACCGCCAACGCCGTACGCCACGGCCACGTTCCCGGCCGGGACTTTCACCTCCGGCTCACCGAGAGCGCCGACCGCGCCGTCCTCCGCATCGAGGTCGCCGACACCCGCAGCGAGCGGTGTCCCGTATCCGAAGCCCCCGGCACCCCGCCCCCCGACGAGGAATCGGGCCGCGGGCTGTACCTCGTCTCCCAGCTCGCCGACCGCTGGGGCGTCGCACCCCGCCCCGGTGCCCCCGGAAAATGCGTCTGGGCGGAGCTGCGACTGCTGCCCGGACGTCGGGACGACATGGCTCGCTGA
- the allB gene encoding allantoinase AllB, which translates to MSDRDVNLVLRSTRVITPEGTRAASVTVAAGKIAAVLPYDAEVPYGARLEDFGDDVVLPGLVDTHVHVNDPGRTEWEGFWTATRAAAAGGITTLLDMPLNSLPPTTTVENLAAKREVARSKAHIDVGFWGGAIPSNVKDLRPLHDAGVFGFKSFLSPSGVEEFPELDQEQLARSMAEIAGFGGLLIVHAEDPHHLAAAPQESGPKYADFLASRPRDAENTAIEGLIAQAERRGAQVHVLHLSSSDALPMIAAAKRRGVRISVESCPHFLTLTAEEVPDGATEFKCCPPIREAANQDALWEGLADGTIDCIVSDHSPCTTDLKTQDFASAWGGISSLQLGLPAIWTEARKRGRTLEDVVRWMSAAPAELAGLSRKGAIEAGRDADFAVLAPDETFTVDPAELHHRNQVTAYAGKTLQGVVRSTWLRGERIVENGTLAEPTGRLLERNI; encoded by the coding sequence GTGTCCGACAGGGACGTGAACCTGGTACTGCGCTCGACGCGCGTCATCACCCCGGAGGGGACCCGGGCCGCATCGGTCACCGTCGCCGCCGGAAAGATCGCGGCGGTACTGCCGTACGACGCCGAGGTGCCGTACGGGGCCCGGCTGGAGGACTTCGGGGACGATGTCGTGCTCCCCGGCCTCGTCGACACCCATGTCCATGTGAACGACCCCGGCCGCACCGAGTGGGAGGGCTTCTGGACCGCCACCCGCGCGGCAGCGGCCGGCGGTATCACCACCCTGCTGGACATGCCCCTGAACTCCCTCCCGCCGACCACCACGGTCGAGAACCTCGCCGCCAAGCGGGAGGTGGCCCGCAGCAAGGCGCATATCGACGTCGGCTTCTGGGGCGGCGCGATCCCGTCCAATGTGAAGGACCTGCGGCCGCTGCACGACGCCGGAGTCTTCGGCTTCAAGAGCTTTCTGTCGCCGTCGGGCGTGGAGGAGTTCCCCGAGCTCGACCAGGAGCAGCTCGCCCGTTCCATGGCCGAGATCGCCGGCTTCGGCGGCCTGCTGATCGTGCATGCCGAGGACCCGCACCACCTCGCCGCCGCGCCGCAGGAGTCCGGGCCGAAGTACGCCGACTTCCTCGCCTCCCGGCCGCGCGACGCCGAGAACACCGCGATCGAAGGCCTGATCGCGCAGGCCGAGCGGCGGGGCGCCCAGGTGCATGTACTGCACCTGTCCTCCTCCGACGCGCTGCCGATGATCGCGGCCGCCAAACGGCGGGGCGTGAGGATCTCGGTCGAGTCCTGCCCGCACTTCCTCACCCTCACGGCGGAGGAAGTCCCGGACGGGGCAACGGAGTTCAAATGCTGTCCGCCCATCCGCGAGGCGGCGAACCAGGACGCGCTGTGGGAGGGCCTGGCGGACGGGACGATCGACTGCATCGTCTCCGACCACTCGCCCTGCACCACCGATCTGAAGACCCAGGACTTCGCGTCCGCCTGGGGCGGCATCTCCTCGCTCCAGCTGGGCCTCCCGGCGATCTGGACCGAGGCCCGCAAACGCGGCCGCACGCTCGAGGACGTCGTCCGCTGGATGTCGGCGGCTCCGGCAGAGCTCGCAGGCCTGAGCCGGAAGGGCGCCATCGAGGCGGGCCGTGACGCGGACTTCGCGGTCCTCGCGCCCGACGAGACCTTCACCGTCGACCCGGCCGAGCTCCACCACCGCAATCAGGTCACGGCGTACGCCGGCAAGACCCTGCAAGGAGTCGTCAGGTCGACGTGGCTGCGCGGCGAACGCATCGTGGAGAACGGCACCCTGGCCGAGCCGACCGGCCGGCTGCTCGAAAGGAATATCTGA